The window TTCGTCGAGGGTCCACGGATGGTGGCCCTGGCCGGGCGCGCCATAGGTCATGCAGCCGAGCACGAGCCGCGAGACTTGCAGGCCGGTGCGGCCAAGTTGGGTGGTTAACACATGAGGCTCCTGATGATGAACGGACGATGGTGATTCTGCGACGCCTGGACGGTTTGTGCCGGCAGCGCCGCGATCGCCCGTGGCGCGGCATCCGGCTTTACCTGCGCGTCACATTCGGCGGCTTGAAACCGCCGCCGACGCCTCGCATCTGGTCGGTCCGCGGCGCGCCTTTTGCGCACGCGCGAGTCTTCATGTCCATCGTTCCGCTCTACCTTCTTTCGTTCTTGCTGCATGCCTTCGTCGGCTGGCGCATCGTGCCGGCGCTCGACACCCTCGCACCCGACGCCGCCATCGCGCTGGCGCTGCTGCTCGGCGTGTCGGCCGTGCTGATGCCGATGAGCCTGATCGGCCAGCGCCTGGCGCGCGGCCGAAGCACGGCCGAGGTGCTGACCTGGGTCGGCCTGTTGTGCATGGGCCTGTTCTCCTCGCTGTTCGTGCTCACGCTGCTGCGCGAAATGGCCTTGTTCGCGGCCTGGGGCCTCTCATCGTTTGCGCCGGAACTGGTTTCGGTTGCGGCCTGGGAAGAGGCCCACGCCTGGAGCGCCGCCGCCGTGCCCGTGCTGGGCCTGGCGGCCACCTCGATCGGCTTCCTGAACGCGCGCCGCACGGCCGCGGTGGTGCGGGTCGACGTGCCGATCACCGGCCTGCCGGAGGCCCTGCACGGCTTTACCGTCGCGCAGATCAGCGACATCCACGTCGGCCCGACGATCAAGCGGGGCTACCTGCAGTCCATCGTGCGCAAGGTGAACGCCCTCGACGCCGACATGGTGGCCATCACCGGCGATCTGGTGGACGGCAAGGTCGCCGAGCTGGCGCCGCACGTGGCGCCGCTGTCCAAGCTGTCCTCCACCCATGGCACCTATTTCGTCACCGGCAACCACGAGTATTACTCGGGTGCGCACGCCTGGGTGGCCGAACTGGAACGGCTCGGGGTGAACGTGCTGATGAACGAGCATGTGGTGCTGCAGCACGGCGCGCCGCTGGTGCTGGCCGGCGTGGCCGACTACGGCGCCCACCATTTCGATCCCTCGCACCGCAGCGATCCGGCCGCGGCCATGCTCGGCGCGCCCTCGGACGCGGGCATGCACCTGCTGCTCGCGCACCAGCCGCGCAGTGCGCAGGCGGCAGCCGAGGCAGGGTTCCAGCTGCAGCTCTCCGGCCACACGCACGGCGGCCAGTTCTGGCCCTGGAACCATTTCGTGCGGTTCCAACAGCCATTCACGGCCGGGTTGCACAAGCTCCAGGACCTATGGGTCTACACAAGCCGCGGCACCGGTTACTGGGGCCCGCCGAACCGGCTGGGCGCACCGTCGGAGATCACGCACCTGCGCCTGGTCAAGGCCGACTGAACCCGGAACAAAAAAATTTTCGGCCGATGGGCCCGCTTTTTGCAGCGCCTCCGTATGATGGGCAACTGGACTGCAAAAGGAGCCTGTCTTGAAACACAAAGCCATCCTCGCCTTGCTCGGCCTCGCTCTGGCGTGGTCCATGCCCAGCCAAGCCAGCTTGATCAACAGCGGTAGCGCTTGGATCCCAGGGACTTTTCAGTTCGATTTCGAAAGCGGCACGATCAGCGGTGTGTCGCCCACGGCCGACATCTTCTGGAACCAGCTCACGGGCACCACGCGCCAGTTGCAGCCGGCTTTCCTCAACTCGACGGCTGCGCTCTTGGCATTGGGCAACACGCCTTTCGCCGGCATCACCGAAACCGATCTGCTGGGCTACGTGTATTCGACCCCATTCATCGAAGGTCCACCGGGCGGCAGCTTGCTCGACGTCGGCAACACTTTCGCCGTACTGACCGCAGAAGGCCATTACGCCAAGGTGGAAGTCACCGATTACGGCACGGGGACCGTGGGCCGCGACTTCTACGACATTCACATCGCGTACGCGTTGTTCGACGGCCAGCCGGCCAGCGTCCCGGAGCCGGGCTCATTCGCCCTGCTGGCCTTGGGCCTGGCCGCGGCCACGGTGGCGCGTCAGCACATCCATCCCGGACGCCAGCGCTGAACTAAATTTCAATGACCGCCGCCAGCGGCGCATGGTCGGACAGGTGCGACCACGGTTTCTTGGGCATCGGAATCGGTGCATGCAGCTTGCAATTCTTCACATAGATGCGGTCGAGTTGCAGCATCGGCATCTTCGCCGGGAAAGTGCGCGCGGCCTGGCCGTTGGCCTGCACGAAAATTTCCTTCAAGCCCGCCTCGCGCTCGAGGATGCGATGCGCATGGCGTCCCCAGTCGTTGAAGTCACCTGCCACCACCACAGGGGCCAGGGGATCGGACTCGGCCTTGATCATGTGGCTGAGCAGGTGCAATTGCTGGCGGCGGTGCGACTCGCGCAAGCCGAGGTGGACGCAGAAGGCATGGATGTCGTGCGGCTGGCCGGGCACGCGCAGCACGCAATGCAGCAGGCCGCGCCGCTCGGGGCCGGCGATCGACACGTCGCGGTTTTCATAATGCACGATGGGGAACTTGGACAGCACCGCGTTGCCGTGGTGGCCGTGCGGGTACACCGCATTGCGGCCGTAGGCGTGCTGCGGCCAGATGGTGTCGGCCAGGAATTCATAGTGCGGCGTATCCGGATAGCCCGGCACGCGCTGCACGTGTTTCTCATGCGTGCCCATCACCTCCTGAAGGAACACCACGTCGGCCGCCACCGCGCGTACCGCATCGCGCAACTCGTGCAGGATGAACTTGCGGTTGAAGAAGGTGAAGCCCTTGTGGATGTTGACCGTGAGGACTTTGAAAGCGAAGTGTGCGAGGGGGGCGGTCATGGCGGGCAAGGCGGGTAGAGATCCGTCTTCGTTTGTAGGGCCGCACCCGCAACCCGGCTGTAGGACGGCAGGCTGACGCGCGGCCAGCCCCGCGCGAAATGTTCCGGCCCGCGGCGCGCTATTCCGCGACGATCTTAGCGGCGTCGATGGCTTCCTTGTAGACCGGCACCTGCTGCGCCACATAGGCCGTCATGTCGCGACCGTTGGTGGCCCACGGGGTGGCGCCGGAATCGCGCATTTTTTTCTGCACCTCGGGATTCGCCATCGTCGTCATCAGCGCTTTTTCATACGCGGCCACGATGGCCGGCGGCGTGCCGGCTTTCACGAAAAATGCCTGCCACAGCGGCAGCGAAAGCGACGAGAAGCCCTCCTCTTCGCCGATGGTCTTCACATTCGGCAGCATGGAGGAACGCGTGCTGTCGGCGATCGCCAGCGCCCGCATGGAGCCGTCCTTGATGAAAGGCAAGGCCGAGGTGGTGGTCAGGATGGCACTGTCCACGTGCTGGCCGACGAGGTCGGTGTTGATCTGCGCCGCGCCCTTGTACGGCACGTGCAGCATGGCGACCTTGCCTTTCTCGTTGATCAGCGCGCCGAACAGGTGCTGCATGGTGCCGATGCCGGGCGTGGCGTAGTTGAAATCCTTCTTGCCCTTGCGCAAGGCCGCGAGCAGCTCCGACATCGACTGGTAGGGCGACTTGGCGCTCACGGCGAACACCATGGAGACGAAGCTCGAGCTGCCGATGAGCTGGAAATCACGGCGCCAGTCGACCTTGGTCTTGTCGTTGACCATGGGGATGACGATGGTGTCGGTGCCGCCCAGGTAGATCACGCTGCCGTCGGTGGGCCCGTGGCTGACTTTCTGCGCGGCCATCATGCCGCTGGCGCCCGGCACGTTGTCCACCACGATCTGGCGGCCCAATACCTTGCTCATCTCGGTGGCCACGAGCCGACCGACGAAATCCGTCGTGCCGCCGGCGGAATACCCGAGCACCATCGAGATCGGCTTGTCCGACTGGGCGAGCGCCCAGCCCGGGGCGAGGCCGCAGGCACCGGCTGAGGCGATCTTCAATACGGTTCGGCGTTGCATGGGAAGTCTCCTGTTTCTGTTGTGGTAGTGGGCGGCCACGCGGGCCTGAGGAACATTGTATTGAATACTTGAGAATACGCAATACGCCAAATACAATACAATACACACCCATCCACAGCCGTCCGGAGACCCCATGCCCATTGGAATGTTCGAATCGTTCATGACGTCCTATTGCTTCAGCGACGATGCCAAACGCATCTGGAACGATTCGGCCACGTTGCAGGCCTGGCTCGACGTCGAAGTCGCGCTGGCGCGGGCGCAGGCCGAGCTGGGACTGATCCCGGCGTCGGCGGCGGAGGTCATCGCGGCCAAGGGCCAAGCCAGCCTGTTCGACCGCGAACGCCTGGCCCGCGACATCGCCTTTTCCCAGCACGGGCTGGTGCCGGTGCTGCACCAGTTCGAAGCCCTGTGCGGCGAACCGGCCGCGCGCTACATCCACTGGGGCGCGACCACACAGAACATCTTCGACACCGGCGCCTCGCTGCAGATGGCGCAGACGCACCGCCTGCTGGTGCAAGGCCTGGACGACGCCATCGCCCACCTGTCGCGGCTGGCGCTGGCGCACAAGGCTTCGCCGATGGCGGGCCGCACCCATGGCCAGCACGCCCTGCCCACCACCTTCGGCCTCAAGGTGGCGACCTGGATCGACGAGCTGGACCGCCAGCGCCAGCGTCTGGCGGAGCGTTTCGCGCCCTCTTTCCCCACCCTGCTC of the Rhodoferax koreense genome contains:
- a CDS encoding endonuclease/exonuclease/phosphatase family protein; translated protein: MTAPLAHFAFKVLTVNIHKGFTFFNRKFILHELRDAVRAVAADVVFLQEVMGTHEKHVQRVPGYPDTPHYEFLADTIWPQHAYGRNAVYPHGHHGNAVLSKFPIVHYENRDVSIAGPERRGLLHCVLRVPGQPHDIHAFCVHLGLRESHRRQQLHLLSHMIKAESDPLAPVVVAGDFNDWGRHAHRILEREAGLKEIFVQANGQAARTFPAKMPMLQLDRIYVKNCKLHAPIPMPKKPWSHLSDHAPLAAVIEI
- a CDS encoding PEP-CTERM sorting domain-containing protein; protein product: MKHKAILALLGLALAWSMPSQASLINSGSAWIPGTFQFDFESGTISGVSPTADIFWNQLTGTTRQLQPAFLNSTAALLALGNTPFAGITETDLLGYVYSTPFIEGPPGGSLLDVGNTFAVLTAEGHYAKVEVTDYGTGTVGRDFYDIHIAYALFDGQPASVPEPGSFALLALGLAAATVARQHIHPGRQR
- a CDS encoding metallophosphoesterase → MSIVPLYLLSFLLHAFVGWRIVPALDTLAPDAAIALALLLGVSAVLMPMSLIGQRLARGRSTAEVLTWVGLLCMGLFSSLFVLTLLREMALFAAWGLSSFAPELVSVAAWEEAHAWSAAAVPVLGLAATSIGFLNARRTAAVVRVDVPITGLPEALHGFTVAQISDIHVGPTIKRGYLQSIVRKVNALDADMVAITGDLVDGKVAELAPHVAPLSKLSSTHGTYFVTGNHEYYSGAHAWVAELERLGVNVLMNEHVVLQHGAPLVLAGVADYGAHHFDPSHRSDPAAAMLGAPSDAGMHLLLAHQPRSAQAAAEAGFQLQLSGHTHGGQFWPWNHFVRFQQPFTAGLHKLQDLWVYTSRGTGYWGPPNRLGAPSEITHLRLVKAD
- a CDS encoding Bug family tripartite tricarboxylate transporter substrate binding protein, which codes for MQRRTVLKIASAGACGLAPGWALAQSDKPISMVLGYSAGGTTDFVGRLVATEMSKVLGRQIVVDNVPGASGMMAAQKVSHGPTDGSVIYLGGTDTIVIPMVNDKTKVDWRRDFQLIGSSSFVSMVFAVSAKSPYQSMSELLAALRKGKKDFNYATPGIGTMQHLFGALINEKGKVAMLHVPYKGAAQINTDLVGQHVDSAILTTTSALPFIKDGSMRALAIADSTRSSMLPNVKTIGEEEGFSSLSLPLWQAFFVKAGTPPAIVAAYEKALMTTMANPEVQKKMRDSGATPWATNGRDMTAYVAQQVPVYKEAIDAAKIVAE